In a single window of the Sphingosinicella microcystinivorans genome:
- a CDS encoding GntR family transcriptional regulator codes for MIDHSDQPDDKADTRTIADYIYQELHRDIVSGALIPGTKLRMEKFSRLYGVGMSPLREALVKLTGDALVRTEGQRGFWVSPISANEFEDTVGIRALIETEAVMRSIRLGDGAWEARVREAHAALAESAERLIEGDDDVALAAWERANRRFHDALASACASPWLMRIRQMLHRHAERYRAIVLPGRRIDPDTHDEHDAIAEAVLDRKSLRAGHLIRTHVQRTANCVREALQTREHGGDTAPAARCAKALNQGF; via the coding sequence ATGATTGATCATTCCGATCAGCCGGACGACAAGGCCGATACGCGGACGATCGCGGACTATATCTATCAGGAGCTTCACCGCGACATCGTCTCGGGCGCGTTGATACCGGGCACCAAGCTGCGCATGGAGAAATTTTCCAGGCTCTACGGCGTCGGCATGAGCCCGCTTCGCGAAGCGCTCGTGAAGCTGACGGGCGACGCGCTGGTCCGCACGGAAGGGCAGAGAGGGTTCTGGGTCTCGCCCATATCCGCGAACGAATTCGAGGATACCGTGGGAATACGGGCCCTGATCGAGACGGAAGCCGTCATGCGCTCGATCAGGCTGGGCGACGGGGCGTGGGAAGCGCGCGTGCGCGAGGCCCATGCCGCGCTCGCCGAGTCCGCGGAGCGCCTGATCGAAGGCGATGACGACGTCGCGCTCGCGGCCTGGGAGCGCGCCAACAGGCGGTTTCACGATGCGCTGGCGTCGGCGTGCGCGTCGCCCTGGCTGATGCGGATACGCCAGATGCTGCACAGGCACGCGGAGCGGTACCGGGCGATCGTGCTTCCCGGTCGCCGCATAGACCCCGACACCCACGATGAGCACGACGCCATCGCGGAAGCCGTGCTTGACCGGAAATCCCTGCGCGCGGGCCATCTCATCAGGACCCATGTGCAGAGAACCGCGAACTGCGTGCGCGAAGCGTTGCAAACGCGCGAGCACGGCGGGGACACCGCGCCCGCGGCACGATGTGCGAAAGCGCTCAACCAGGGGTTCTGA
- a CDS encoding penicillin acylase family protein: MTSPAKALLWALLATTIAGRGEAADAAPPRSAIEILWTEHGIPHVTAADYHGLGLGYGYAVAQDRLCAIADHYITLRGERSRWYGADGKAMAGFVPTTNLNADLFFRVQLSGDVLRLAASRLRPDTRALVRGYAAGINRYVSEMPAAQRRTLCEGKPVPTVTEDDILRAELAIGITKKAFHVALYAMSSASAWKSKTADGNADTDAAVRAALATYNDLVKGQGSNAWAYGGDVVPNGGAIVVANPHSPWMYRHWHSFHVTHLTIPGEIDVAGAAFSGLPVPMIGFNDHVAWGLTSAHSWYMLQVMDVQESGTRPTYVMDGKRKPLALRRMEIEALEQDGTLSTRTFEVPFSELGPVYRLPALPSQGRPAGWYAVTAPSDANARALDQFLAAGRAGNVGELVKAIENNRGRGVHVIAGDRHGDIALVEAGPVLDLSDARLAECRYPDPSAAFYVLDGSKRACAAQQRDGTPSLAPSARYPGAVTRRIIQSTNNSYKHSVYGRAMPEYPVLFGDEDPFVPTSTSGSFGDRGRDRNMRIVMSTRRMGEISADGVVTPAEAMEVMFDNRNFAAEEWLDQILGVCAPAALSPEAARGCAALAAWDRKNNSESRGALLFHQLWLRIARMDAVVPPRNPDDLTVKEPLSITAENRAGVLAAIEDTVKELETLGFAVDTPWERAFFADTPGGRIPLHGGSMRQGVLNAMDVLPLTKEGFPGVAAGAAYLHRVRWENGELIADVLLAYGQTGEPASRDREEQVRLFSGKQLYRMPFGKQALSEARIVRRVSLAADGKEAR; encoded by the coding sequence ATGACCTCCCCTGCAAAGGCCCTCCTCTGGGCCCTGCTGGCGACAACGATCGCCGGGCGGGGCGAAGCGGCCGATGCCGCTCCGCCCCGCAGCGCGATCGAAATCCTGTGGACGGAGCACGGCATTCCGCACGTCACCGCCGCCGACTATCACGGCCTCGGCCTCGGATACGGTTATGCGGTCGCCCAGGACCGGCTGTGCGCCATCGCGGATCACTACATCACGCTGCGCGGCGAGCGCTCGCGCTGGTACGGCGCGGACGGGAAGGCAATGGCCGGCTTCGTGCCGACCACCAATCTCAACGCCGACCTCTTCTTCCGGGTCCAGCTCTCCGGCGATGTCCTGCGTCTGGCGGCAAGCCGGCTTCGGCCGGATACGCGCGCGCTCGTTCGCGGCTACGCGGCCGGGATCAACAGGTACGTCTCCGAAATGCCGGCCGCGCAGCGCCGGACCCTGTGCGAGGGCAAGCCCGTTCCGACGGTGACGGAGGACGACATCCTGCGCGCCGAGCTGGCCATCGGCATCACCAAGAAAGCCTTCCACGTCGCGCTTTATGCCATGTCGTCCGCTTCGGCATGGAAATCGAAGACGGCGGACGGCAACGCCGATACGGACGCCGCGGTCCGCGCCGCGCTTGCCACCTACAACGACCTCGTGAAGGGACAGGGCAGCAACGCGTGGGCGTATGGCGGCGACGTCGTCCCGAACGGCGGCGCGATCGTCGTCGCCAACCCGCACTCGCCGTGGATGTACCGTCACTGGCATTCCTTCCATGTCACGCACCTCACCATTCCCGGCGAGATCGACGTCGCCGGCGCGGCCTTTTCGGGCCTCCCGGTTCCCATGATCGGCTTCAACGACCATGTCGCGTGGGGCCTCACCAGCGCGCACAGCTGGTACATGCTGCAGGTCATGGACGTGCAGGAGTCCGGGACGCGCCCGACCTACGTCATGGACGGGAAGCGCAAGCCGCTCGCGCTCAGGCGGATGGAAATCGAGGCCCTGGAGCAGGACGGGACCCTCTCCACGCGGACGTTCGAGGTGCCGTTTTCGGAGCTCGGCCCGGTCTACAGGCTGCCGGCGCTGCCCTCGCAGGGGCGGCCCGCGGGCTGGTATGCGGTCACGGCCCCGAGCGATGCGAATGCGCGCGCGCTCGATCAGTTCCTCGCCGCCGGCCGCGCAGGCAATGTCGGCGAACTCGTCAAGGCGATCGAGAACAACCGGGGCCGCGGCGTGCATGTCATCGCCGGAGACAGGCACGGCGACATCGCGCTGGTGGAGGCCGGGCCGGTTCTCGATCTCAGCGACGCCCGGCTCGCGGAGTGCCGCTATCCGGACCCGTCCGCCGCCTTCTATGTGCTCGACGGATCGAAGCGCGCCTGCGCCGCGCAGCAGCGCGACGGCACGCCGTCCCTCGCGCCCTCCGCGCGCTATCCCGGCGCGGTCACGCGCAGGATCATCCAGAGCACGAACAACAGCTACAAACACAGCGTCTACGGGCGCGCGATGCCGGAATATCCGGTCCTGTTCGGCGATGAGGACCCGTTCGTCCCCACGTCGACCTCCGGCAGCTTCGGCGACCGGGGCCGCGACCGGAACATGCGCATCGTCATGTCGACCCGCCGCATGGGCGAGATCAGCGCGGACGGCGTGGTGACGCCGGCCGAAGCGATGGAGGTCATGTTCGACAATCGCAACTTCGCGGCAGAAGAGTGGCTCGACCAGATTCTCGGCGTATGCGCCCCGGCCGCCCTCTCTCCGGAAGCCGCAAGGGGCTGCGCCGCGCTGGCGGCGTGGGACCGGAAGAACAATTCCGAAAGCCGCGGCGCGCTGCTGTTCCACCAGCTCTGGCTCAGGATCGCCCGCATGGACGCTGTCGTGCCGCCCCGGAATCCCGACGACCTCACCGTGAAGGAACCGCTGTCGATCACCGCCGAAAACCGGGCCGGCGTGCTTGCCGCCATCGAAGACACGGTGAAGGAGCTCGAGACGCTCGGCTTCGCCGTCGACACGCCTTGGGAACGCGCATTTTTCGCCGACACACCGGGCGGACGCATTCCGCTCCACGGCGGTTCGATGCGGCAGGGCGTGCTGAACGCCATGGATGTGCTGCCGCTCACGAAGGAGGGGTTTCCCGGCGTCGCCGCGGGCGCCGCGTACCTGCACCGGGTGAGATGGGAGAACGGAGAGCTGATCGCCGATGTCCTCCTTGCCTACGGGCAAACCGGCGAGCCCGCCTCGCGCGACCGCGAGGAGCAGGTCAGGCTGTTTTCCGGCAAGCAGCTGTACCGGATGCCGTTCGGCAAACAGGCGCTCTCCGAAGCGAGGATCGTGCGCCGCGTCAGCCTTGCCGCTGACGGGAAGGAAGCACGCTGA
- a CDS encoding alpha/beta hydrolase produces MPIPSFLHAPIVAAAALLALPVAGYAGHAGAPATARSADAFEIRSGVTGRDYLVSIARPRLPAPATGYPVLYVPADDAAFRDLAGAVHGGGKPVLVVGIGYPQGVDPGKAGRLDLTPSVSVEPPKDSGTGGAEDFLDVIERQLKPEIAGRFQIDREKQTLFGRSCAGLFALYALVNAPASFDTFVAVNPAIAFENRFLAEPQLRGRLGPKLQATQATPRVLLITDARTSTPPCESRPADTREFHEFLQSLAGISSEFVGLAGTATEWASPVIRHALGTGLARPQPAAKLAPPGAPGGIAVPTADEYRAMNAEQRYALRLRVRSLPKDQREVWTQQFNTSLSAGLTYRQHRRFYEERVAMDQLHGTRSPDD; encoded by the coding sequence ATGCCGATCCCGTCCTTCCTGCACGCGCCGATCGTTGCCGCGGCCGCGCTTCTGGCGCTGCCGGTGGCCGGATACGCCGGTCATGCCGGGGCGCCGGCGACGGCCCGAAGCGCGGACGCCTTCGAAATCCGCTCCGGCGTCACCGGCCGGGACTATCTCGTCAGCATAGCGAGGCCCCGCCTGCCCGCCCCGGCAACGGGCTATCCCGTCCTCTACGTTCCGGCCGACGATGCCGCGTTCCGCGACCTCGCGGGCGCCGTTCATGGCGGCGGCAAGCCGGTGCTCGTCGTCGGCATCGGCTATCCGCAGGGCGTCGATCCCGGCAAGGCCGGCCGCCTCGACCTGACGCCGTCCGTTTCGGTCGAGCCGCCGAAGGACAGCGGCACGGGCGGCGCCGAGGACTTCCTCGACGTCATCGAACGGCAGCTCAAGCCGGAAATCGCCGGACGCTTCCAGATCGACCGGGAGAAGCAGACGCTTTTCGGGCGGTCCTGCGCCGGCCTTTTCGCGCTCTATGCGCTCGTGAACGCGCCCGCATCGTTCGACACGTTCGTCGCCGTGAACCCCGCGATCGCGTTCGAAAACCGTTTCCTGGCGGAGCCGCAGCTCCGCGGGCGGCTGGGGCCGAAGCTGCAGGCGACGCAGGCGACGCCGCGCGTCCTGCTGATCACGGACGCACGCACGTCAACGCCACCCTGCGAATCCCGCCCGGCGGATACCCGGGAATTCCATGAATTCCTGCAATCCCTCGCCGGTATTTCCAGCGAATTCGTCGGGCTCGCCGGTACGGCAACCGAATGGGCCTCGCCCGTGATCCGCCATGCGCTGGGGACAGGTCTCGCGCGTCCGCAACCGGCCGCGAAACTCGCGCCCCCCGGCGCGCCCGGCGGCATCGCCGTACCCACGGCGGACGAATACCGCGCCATGAATGCCGAGCAGCGCTACGCGCTTCGCCTCCGCGTCCGCTCCCTGCCCAAGGACCAGCGCGAGGTCTGGACGCAGCAGTTCAACACGTCGCTCTCCGCCGGGCTCACCTATCGCCAGCATCGCCGCTTCTACGAGGAGCGTGTCGCCATGGATCAGCTTCACGGCACGCGCTCACCCGACGACTGA
- a CDS encoding ChuX/HutX family heme-like substrate-binding protein, with translation MENRNGIAPRMASLALLAAAIAFHAPAAWATPRPACATDQEKQAARKGAAEFPGAPVAIGSRFLGMKEFTFASALPRDVSIGAWITGDAVADLWKSIDAWGKDTMVRVVISPQSEHAFSLYGKVPTTQAVADPGYLDVYADEGRGIHSHIQLDKVAAVYATDLPAEDPTRRTRGINFYDRHGHNIIGIYASIMLYEPDPAAIAGFERTRALIEKMPRACP, from the coding sequence ATGGAAAACAGGAACGGTATCGCCCCGCGCATGGCATCGCTGGCCTTGCTGGCCGCGGCGATCGCATTCCACGCCCCCGCAGCATGGGCGACGCCGAGACCGGCGTGCGCGACGGATCAGGAAAAGCAGGCCGCGCGCAAGGGCGCCGCGGAGTTCCCGGGCGCCCCTGTCGCCATAGGCTCGCGGTTCCTCGGAATGAAGGAATTCACGTTCGCCAGCGCCCTGCCGCGGGACGTCTCGATCGGGGCATGGATCACCGGCGACGCGGTCGCGGACCTGTGGAAATCCATCGACGCATGGGGAAAGGACACGATGGTGCGTGTCGTCATCTCCCCGCAGAGCGAGCACGCCTTCAGCCTTTACGGCAAGGTGCCCACGACACAGGCGGTCGCCGACCCCGGCTATCTCGATGTCTATGCCGATGAAGGCAGGGGCATCCATTCCCATATCCAGCTCGACAAGGTCGCCGCCGTCTACGCCACGGACCTGCCTGCGGAAGACCCCACACGGCGGACGCGGGGCATCAATTTCTACGACCGCCACGGACACAACATCATCGGGATCTACGCGTCGATCATGCTGTATGAGCCCGACCCGGCAGCGATCGCAGGCTTCGAACGGACACGCGCCCTCATCGAAAAAATGCCCCGCGCCTGTCCGTAA
- a CDS encoding enoyl-CoA hydratase/isomerase family protein, translating into MSAGFRVARDGAVETLTLDRSARLNALDMTMIATLTDYFTGLAERAEVRCVLLAGSGRSFCSGLDLSAWSGLLDRGSVADVIDVQERAGRLIRAMRAAPQPLIGLAHGHAAGIGFAMLLACDLRFGARTLAMNVASVRIGLSGADVGISFLLPRIVGEGRAADLMLTGRVMRAEEALAAGLLADVVEEHDLRECGLRAAADILRNAPLGVRMTKSALAASASSLKSAMAIEDRQQIMLVSTDDHREALAAFREKRTAVFAGR; encoded by the coding sequence GTGAGCGCCGGTTTCAGGGTCGCGCGCGACGGCGCGGTGGAAACGCTGACGCTCGATCGGAGCGCGCGGCTGAACGCGCTCGACATGACGATGATTGCTACGCTGACGGACTATTTCACCGGGCTCGCCGAACGCGCCGAGGTGCGCTGCGTGCTGCTTGCCGGCAGCGGGCGCAGTTTCTGTTCCGGGCTCGACCTTTCCGCCTGGAGCGGGCTGCTTGATCGCGGCTCCGTGGCCGACGTGATCGACGTTCAGGAACGCGCGGGGCGCCTGATCCGTGCGATGCGCGCCGCGCCGCAACCGTTGATCGGGCTGGCGCACGGCCACGCGGCCGGGATCGGCTTCGCGATGCTGCTGGCGTGCGACCTGCGCTTCGGCGCGCGGACGCTCGCGATGAACGTCGCTTCGGTTCGCATCGGGCTCAGCGGCGCCGACGTCGGCATCAGCTTCCTGCTCCCGCGGATCGTCGGCGAAGGCCGTGCGGCGGACCTGATGCTCACCGGCCGCGTGATGCGCGCCGAGGAGGCGCTGGCGGCCGGGCTGCTTGCCGACGTCGTCGAGGAGCATGACCTGCGCGAATGCGGGTTGCGGGCGGCGGCGGATATTCTGCGCAATGCACCGCTCGGCGTCCGGATGACCAAATCGGCGCTCGCGGCCTCGGCGTCCAGCCTGAAAAGCGCGATGGCGATCGAGGACCGCCAGCAGATCATGCTCGTCTCCACCGATGACCACCGGGAGGCGCTCGCCGCATTCCGCGAAAAGCGCACGGCGGTTTTCGCGGGGCGTTGA
- a CDS encoding acyl-CoA dehydrogenase family protein codes for MNTTPAAVTPGTTRLPYQGEHEMLRETARRFFEDCRPHREAWEAEGMVPRHVWRRAGELGLLCPRLPAVFGGSDGDFLFSVVLIEEQVRAGLAAPMISLHSDVVAPYIAHYGTPAQKAHVLPKLASGEWIAAVAMTEPEAGSDLRGIRTTARRDGESWVINGQKTFISNGCCADLIVLAAKAESGISLFLVETGGLEGFRRGAPLDKLGQWAADTAELFFDDVRLPAEALLGAEGQGFGLLRERLIEERLLTGITAVAMAEMAIRHTLEYTRQRKVFGKSVLDFQNSRFKLTEAMTDTDVARTFLDGCILGFMEGRLGEAEAAMLKYWTTDLQNRVADDCLQLHGGYGYMLEYPIARLWLDSRVARIYGGSNEIMLEIIGRSL; via the coding sequence GTGAACACCACGCCCGCCGCCGTGACTCCCGGCACGACCCGCCTGCCCTATCAGGGCGAACACGAGATGCTGCGCGAGACGGCCCGCCGTTTCTTCGAGGACTGCCGGCCGCACCGCGAGGCATGGGAGGCGGAGGGCATGGTGCCCCGCCATGTGTGGCGCCGCGCGGGCGAACTCGGGCTGCTCTGCCCGCGCCTGCCGGCCGTGTTCGGCGGCTCGGACGGCGACTTCCTGTTTTCGGTCGTGCTGATCGAGGAGCAGGTGCGCGCAGGCCTCGCTGCGCCGATGATCTCGCTGCACAGCGATGTCGTCGCGCCCTACATCGCGCACTACGGCACGCCCGCGCAGAAGGCGCACGTGCTGCCGAAGCTGGCGTCGGGCGAATGGATCGCGGCGGTGGCGATGACCGAGCCCGAAGCGGGCAGCGATCTGCGCGGCATACGCACCACTGCGCGCCGCGACGGCGAGTCTTGGGTGATCAACGGCCAGAAGACCTTCATCTCCAATGGCTGCTGCGCGGATCTGATCGTGCTTGCCGCCAAGGCCGAGTCAGGTATCAGCCTGTTCCTGGTCGAGACCGGCGGGCTTGAGGGTTTTCGCCGCGGCGCGCCGCTCGACAAGCTCGGGCAATGGGCGGCCGATACCGCCGAGCTGTTTTTCGACGACGTCCGCCTGCCCGCGGAGGCGCTGCTCGGGGCCGAAGGGCAGGGCTTCGGGCTGCTGCGCGAGCGGCTGATCGAGGAACGTCTGCTGACGGGCATCACCGCAGTGGCGATGGCCGAGATGGCGATCCGGCACACGCTGGAATACACGCGCCAGCGCAAGGTGTTCGGCAAGTCGGTGCTGGATTTCCAGAATTCGCGCTTCAAGCTGACCGAGGCGATGACCGATACCGACGTGGCGCGCACCTTCCTCGACGGCTGCATTCTCGGCTTCATGGAGGGCAGGCTCGGAGAAGCCGAGGCGGCGATGCTCAAGTACTGGACCACCGACCTTCAGAACCGCGTTGCCGACGACTGCCTGCAACTCCACGGCGGCTACGGCTATATGCTGGAATATCCGATCGCGCGCTTGTGGCTGGATAGCCGGGTCGCGCGCATCTACGGCGGCAGCAACGAGATCATGCTGGAAATCATTGGCCGGTCGCTGTGA
- a CDS encoding acyl-CoA dehydrogenase family protein codes for MIDSPYYTHEHEIFREGVRRFLAQECLPHRKEWQAALKTSRELWNKAGEAGLLCTKVSPDYGGAGGDIFHCLIVMEEQTRAHFGELAFYLHSDIIAPYIELYGTSEQRERYLPKMVTGEIVAAIAMTEPGAGSDLQAITTRARREGGDYVLDGAKTFISNAQNADLIVVAAKTDTGAGAKGISLFLLETANAEGFALGRNLRKIGVKAQDTSELFFDRVRLPADRLLGGVEGRGFYQLMDRLPEERLIMAMSAVATMESAVDETVAHARARRTFGKALIEHQHVRLELARCRTLATIARAYLNRALDLFMEGRLDARAGAMVKYWTTESCCKVTDACLQLFGGYGYMKDYPIAIRWADARLGRIAGGATEVMKDLIGRSL; via the coding sequence ATGATCGATTCGCCTTACTATACGCACGAGCACGAGATCTTCCGCGAAGGCGTGCGCCGGTTTCTGGCGCAGGAATGTCTTCCGCACCGCAAGGAATGGCAGGCGGCGCTCAAGACTTCGCGCGAATTGTGGAACAAGGCGGGAGAGGCCGGACTCCTCTGCACCAAGGTGAGCCCGGACTACGGCGGCGCGGGCGGCGACATCTTTCACTGCCTGATCGTGATGGAGGAGCAGACGCGGGCCCATTTCGGCGAACTCGCCTTTTACCTGCACAGCGACATCATCGCCCCTTACATCGAACTCTACGGCACGTCCGAGCAGCGCGAACGCTACCTGCCGAAGATGGTGACCGGCGAAATCGTGGCGGCGATCGCGATGACCGAGCCGGGCGCGGGCAGCGACCTGCAGGCGATCACGACGCGGGCGCGCCGCGAGGGCGGCGACTATGTGCTCGACGGCGCGAAGACGTTCATCAGCAACGCCCAGAACGCCGACCTCATCGTTGTCGCCGCCAAGACCGACACCGGCGCAGGCGCGAAGGGCATCAGCCTGTTCCTGCTGGAGACCGCGAACGCGGAGGGCTTCGCGCTCGGCCGCAATCTCCGCAAGATCGGGGTCAAGGCGCAGGACACGTCCGAGCTTTTTTTCGACCGTGTCCGCCTGCCCGCCGACCGGCTGCTCGGAGGGGTCGAGGGGCGCGGCTTCTACCAGCTCATGGACCGGCTGCCCGAGGAGCGGCTGATCATGGCGATGTCGGCGGTCGCGACGATGGAGAGCGCGGTCGACGAGACGGTCGCGCACGCCAGGGCGCGCAGGACCTTCGGCAAAGCCTTGATCGAGCACCAGCATGTCCGGCTCGAACTGGCGCGCTGCCGGACCCTTGCGACGATCGCGCGCGCCTATCTCAACCGCGCGCTCGACCTGTTCATGGAAGGCCGCCTCGACGCCCGTGCCGGTGCGATGGTGAAATACTGGACCACCGAGAGCTGCTGCAAGGTGACGGACGCCTGCCTCCAGCTGTTCGGCGGCTATGGATACATGAAGGACTATCCGATTGCCATCCGCTGGGCCGATGCGCGCCTGGGGCGCATCGCCGGGGGCGCCACTGAAGTGATGAAAGACCTGATCGGACGATCGCTGTGA
- a CDS encoding TonB-dependent receptor produces MAATMTHSKRLKTGLLLFAGLGALGIASAPALAGEEQPERSGQGSESQGIGEIIVTAQRRAERDIDVPLSITAFNADDVRNANASYLTDLGTRVPGINISQSPGTGAPTIAIRGVSSASNGNPGFPPAIGVYVDDVYQGRDPTFNTILNDIERIEVLRGPQGTLYGKNTIGGAINIITRDPGNDAEIGGDLTYGNLDYFQIRASAGGALVPDQLMVRVSGVHRERGGFIRNTLTGKDANGLNADGGRIVVLSKIAENVRLRLSADYFTEEGRTALETGPVTLPAIARFADILPQDPEDNIVQLDAPDFARREVYGFAGRLDIDLGPAALTSITAYRRYNSNFNYDSDGLPIDGFDVGREENGKNFSQELRLASTGDDALTWLLGFYYYEDETYNLRRLHYGTDIPFLIAGAAAPVVFPGYAGERSLTESTIDGRSYAFFGSATYKLTERLKLSAGLRYTHESKDFTYEQGITEQYTGGPVSVVAGSVVNIPLRHEKYSDGRLTGDASLSFDIVPDVVSYLRYSRGFKAGGFQTDVVSPPFNPSESLGFDPETVDSYELGLKALLFNRRARLNLAVFHMDWSGKQEQIYTGFSFLIRNAATAKSTGAELELSAQLAEGLNVNGNISYLDTRYSSFPGNALDKQNFPNLPKWSGAAGIQYQTPISSKLELFARGDLIHRGSTYNLPNASVRIEIPTITTFDGRFGVQSADGTWGLYAWGRNLSNENALGRGLNFPLGPSNITTRAATIGRTYGLELRFNY; encoded by the coding sequence ATGGCTGCGACCATGACACATTCAAAGCGTCTGAAAACGGGGCTGCTGCTGTTTGCAGGATTGGGTGCACTGGGAATTGCTTCCGCACCGGCGCTGGCCGGCGAGGAACAGCCGGAGCGTTCGGGGCAGGGCAGCGAAAGCCAGGGGATCGGTGAGATCATCGTCACGGCGCAGCGCCGCGCCGAACGCGACATCGACGTTCCGCTGTCGATCACGGCGTTCAATGCCGATGATGTCCGAAATGCCAATGCGAGTTATCTGACGGATCTGGGCACCCGGGTTCCGGGCATCAATATCTCGCAGTCGCCCGGAACGGGAGCGCCGACCATCGCCATTCGCGGCGTCAGTTCCGCGAGCAACGGCAATCCGGGTTTCCCGCCCGCGATCGGCGTCTATGTCGACGACGTGTATCAGGGCCGCGATCCGACGTTCAACACGATCCTCAACGACATCGAGCGCATCGAGGTGCTGCGCGGCCCGCAGGGCACGCTCTACGGCAAGAACACGATCGGCGGCGCCATCAACATCATCACGCGCGATCCGGGCAACGATGCGGAGATCGGCGGTGATCTGACATACGGCAATCTCGACTATTTCCAGATCCGTGCGTCGGCGGGCGGCGCGCTCGTACCCGATCAGCTCATGGTGCGCGTGTCCGGCGTTCACCGTGAGCGTGGCGGGTTCATCCGCAACACGCTCACCGGCAAGGACGCCAACGGCCTGAACGCGGACGGCGGCCGGATCGTCGTCCTGTCCAAAATCGCCGAAAATGTCCGGCTGCGCCTCAGTGCCGACTATTTCACCGAGGAAGGCAGAACCGCGCTCGAAACCGGTCCGGTCACGCTTCCGGCAATTGCGCGATTCGCCGACATTCTGCCGCAAGACCCCGAGGACAATATCGTTCAGCTCGACGCGCCGGATTTCGCAAGGCGCGAGGTCTATGGTTTTGCCGGCAGGCTCGACATCGACCTCGGTCCGGCCGCGCTGACATCAATCACCGCCTATCGTCGCTACAATTCGAACTTCAACTACGACTCCGACGGCTTGCCCATCGACGGCTTCGACGTCGGCCGCGAAGAGAACGGCAAGAACTTCAGCCAGGAGCTGCGCCTCGCCTCGACGGGAGACGATGCGCTCACGTGGCTGCTCGGCTTCTATTACTATGAAGATGAAACCTACAACCTGCGCCGCCTGCACTATGGCACGGATATTCCGTTCCTGATCGCCGGCGCCGCGGCTCCTGTCGTGTTTCCGGGCTATGCCGGCGAGCGATCGCTTACCGAGTCGACGATCGACGGCCGAAGCTACGCCTTTTTTGGTTCCGCGACGTACAAGCTCACCGAAAGACTGAAGCTGAGCGCGGGCCTGCGCTACACGCACGAGAGCAAGGATTTCACATACGAGCAGGGTATCACGGAGCAGTATACCGGGGGTCCCGTGAGCGTCGTCGCCGGATCCGTCGTCAATATTCCGCTGCGCCATGAAAAATACAGCGACGGCCGCCTCACCGGCGATGCGAGCCTGAGCTTCGATATCGTGCCCGATGTCGTCAGCTATCTGCGGTACAGTCGCGGCTTCAAGGCGGGCGGCTTCCAGACCGACGTGGTCTCGCCGCCGTTCAACCCCTCCGAATCGCTGGGCTTCGATCCCGAAACGGTGGACAGCTACGAACTCGGCCTCAAGGCCTTGCTGTTCAACCGGCGGGCGCGGCTGAACCTTGCCGTTTTCCACATGGACTGGAGCGGCAAGCAGGAACAGATATACACCGGCTTTTCGTTCCTGATCCGCAACGCCGCGACGGCGAAGAGCACCGGCGCCGAACTCGAGCTGTCCGCGCAGCTCGCGGAAGGTCTGAACGTCAACGGCAATATCAGCTATCTCGATACGCGCTATTCCAGCTTCCCGGGCAATGCACTCGACAAGCAGAATTTCCCGAATCTTCCCAAATGGAGCGGGGCGGCGGGCATCCAGTACCAGACGCCGATCTCCTCGAAGCTCGAATTGTTCGCGCGCGGCGATCTCATTCACCGCGGCTCGACCTACAATCTGCCCAACGCCAGCGTGCGGATCGAGATTCCGACGATCACCACCTTCGACGGCCGTTTCGGCGTCCAGTCCGCGGACGGCACGTGGGGCCTCTATGCGTGGGGACGCAACCTCTCCAACGAGAACGCACTGGGGCGCGGGCTGAACTTCCCGCTGGGACCGTCCAACATCACGACCCGCGCGGCGACGATCGGCCGGACCTACGGCCTCGAACTGCGTTTCAACTACTGA